The Candidatus Dechloromonas phosphoritropha genome includes a region encoding these proteins:
- the groL gene encoding chaperonin GroEL (60 kDa chaperone family; promotes refolding of misfolded polypeptides especially under stressful conditions; forms two stacked rings of heptamers to form a barrel-shaped 14mer; ends can be capped by GroES; misfolded proteins enter the barrel where they are refolded when GroES binds), producing the protein MAAKEVKFGDSARARMVEGINILADAVKITLGPKGRNVVIERSYGAPTITKDGVSVAKEIELKDKFANMGAQMVKEVASKTSDIAGDGTTTATVLAQAIVREGMKYVAAGMNPMDLKRGIDKAVVATVSELQAFSKPCTTSKEIAQVGSISANSDADIGEIIANAMEKVGKEGVITVEDGKSLANELDVVEGMQFDRGYLSPYFINNGDKQQALMENPFVLLFDKKISNIRDLLPILEQVAKAGRPLLIIAEDVDGEALATLVVNNIRGILKTVAVKAPGFGDRRKAMLEDIAILTGGTVISEETGLSLEKAVLKDLGQAKRIEVSKENTIIIDGAGEAASIEARVKQVRIQIEEATSDYDKEKLQERVAKLAGGVAVIKVGAATEVEMKEKKARVEDALHATRAAVEEGVVAGGGVALIRARAAVGKLKGDNHDQDAGIKIVLRALEQPLREIVANAGDEPSVVVDKVQRGKGNFGYNATTGEYGDMVEMGVLDPTKVTRTALQNAASVAGLMLTTECMVAELAEDKPGGGMPDMGGMGGMGGMGGMGM; encoded by the coding sequence ATGGCTGCAAAAGAAGTCAAATTCGGTGATTCCGCCCGCGCCCGCATGGTCGAGGGCATCAATATCCTGGCCGACGCGGTCAAGATTACCCTTGGCCCGAAAGGCCGCAATGTCGTAATTGAGCGCTCCTACGGCGCCCCGACCATCACCAAGGACGGCGTTTCGGTCGCCAAGGAAATCGAACTGAAAGACAAGTTCGCCAACATGGGCGCCCAGATGGTCAAGGAAGTTGCTTCCAAGACCTCCGATATCGCCGGTGACGGCACCACTACTGCCACCGTGCTGGCCCAGGCGATTGTCCGCGAAGGCATGAAGTATGTTGCCGCCGGCATGAACCCGATGGATCTGAAGCGCGGCATCGACAAGGCGGTCGTCGCTACCGTTTCCGAACTGCAGGCGTTTTCCAAGCCGTGTACGACGTCCAAGGAAATCGCCCAGGTAGGTTCCATTTCCGCCAATTCCGATGCTGACATCGGCGAAATCATCGCCAATGCCATGGAAAAGGTTGGCAAGGAAGGCGTCATTACTGTTGAGGACGGCAAGTCGCTGGCCAACGAACTTGATGTCGTCGAAGGCATGCAGTTCGATCGTGGCTATCTCTCCCCGTACTTCATCAACAACGGCGACAAGCAGCAAGCCCTGATGGAAAATCCGTTTGTCCTGCTCTTCGACAAGAAGATTTCCAACATCCGCGACCTGCTGCCGATCCTCGAGCAGGTTGCCAAGGCCGGCCGTCCGTTGCTGATCATCGCCGAAGACGTCGATGGCGAAGCACTGGCCACCCTGGTGGTCAACAACATCCGCGGCATTCTGAAGACCGTTGCCGTCAAGGCTCCGGGCTTCGGCGACCGGCGCAAGGCCATGCTCGAGGACATCGCCATCCTGACCGGCGGCACCGTGATCTCCGAGGAGACCGGTCTTTCCCTCGAAAAGGCCGTCCTCAAGGATCTGGGCCAGGCCAAGCGCATCGAAGTCTCCAAGGAAAACACCATCATCATCGATGGTGCCGGCGAAGCAGCTTCCATCGAAGCCCGCGTCAAGCAGGTCCGCATCCAGATTGAGGAAGCTACCTCGGATTACGACAAGGAAAAGCTGCAGGAGCGTGTTGCCAAGCTGGCTGGTGGCGTTGCCGTCATCAAGGTCGGCGCCGCGACCGAAGTCGAAATGAAGGAAAAGAAGGCGCGCGTTGAAGACGCCCTGCACGCGACCCGCGCCGCCGTGGAAGAAGGTGTCGTCGCTGGCGGCGGCGTTGCCCTGATCCGCGCTCGTGCTGCCGTTGGCAAGCTGAAGGGTGACAACCACGACCAGGACGCCGGCATCAAGATCGTTCTCCGCGCCCTCGAGCAGCCGCTGCGTGAAATCGTCGCCAACGCCGGTGACGAGCCCTCGGTGGTTGTCGACAAGGTGCAGCGTGGCAAGGGTAACTTCGGTTACAACGCCACCACCGGCGAGTATGGCGACATGGTTGAAATGGGTGTGCTCGATCCGACCAAGGTCACGCGCACCGCGCTACAGAATGCCGCTTCAGTGGCCGGCTTGATGCTCACCACCGAATGTATGGTGGCCGAACTGGCTGAAGACAAACCGGGTGGCGGCATGCCGGACATGGGTGGTATGGGCGGCATGGGTGGTATGGGCGGCATGGGCATGTAA
- a CDS encoding DUF485 domain-containing protein: protein MQDVIDRVKANPKFLEFVAVRNRYSVIMTIVSAAAYYGFILLVAFEGPWLGTKMGPGMTTSIGVPIGVGVIVFTIILTWIYVRRANGEFDETNARLIAEARK from the coding sequence ATGCAAGACGTTATCGACCGGGTTAAAGCAAACCCAAAATTCCTCGAGTTCGTTGCCGTGCGCAACCGCTACTCGGTCATCATGACCATCGTCAGTGCCGCCGCCTACTACGGCTTCATTCTTCTGGTCGCCTTCGAGGGCCCTTGGCTGGGCACCAAGATGGGGCCGGGCATGACTACCAGCATCGGCGTGCCGATCGGCGTCGGCGTCATCGTCTTTACCATCATCCTGACCTGGATCTACGTGCGTCGCGCCAACGGCGAATTCGACGAAACCAACGCGAGGCTTATTGCGGAGGCGCGGAAATAA
- a CDS encoding cation acetate symporter translates to MTIKHLLAAVAALAVAGGAIAAGADLGNTTKQATNWTAIAMFAIFVVGTLFITKWAASKTKTVADFYTAGGGITGFQNGLAIAGDYMSAASFLGISGLVFANGFDGLIFSIGWLVGWPIITFLMAERLRNLGKFTFADVASYRFAQTPVRIFAATSTLVVVAFYMIAQMVGAGQLIKVLFGLEYIYAVILVGSIMMMYVLFGGMTATTWVQIIKAGMLLFGATFMAGAVLWQFGFSPNALFAKAVEVHSKHDAIMAPGALIKDPVSAISVGMALMFGTAGLPHILMRFFTVPNAKEARKSVAWATTWIGYFYILTFIIGFGAITNLIQDPAAYYVPKLVNGIQEIGADGKPLWDGLRGGGNMAAVHLAQAVGGNLFLGFISAVAFATILAVVAGLTLSGASAVSHDLYASVIRKGQVSSDAELRVSKITTICLGILAVVLGIAFEKENVAYMVMLAFVIACSGNFPVLFMSVLWKNCTTRGAVVGGFVGLALAVILTIGSASVWEHVLHNPKGSAWFPYNSAAIFSMSAAFFTIWLVSILDNSAQAKKERALFPAQQLRSETGLGAAGASGH, encoded by the coding sequence ATGACTATCAAACATCTACTCGCGGCGGTCGCCGCGCTGGCCGTTGCCGGAGGCGCCATCGCTGCCGGCGCCGACCTCGGCAACACCACCAAGCAGGCCACCAACTGGACGGCCATTGCGATGTTCGCCATCTTTGTCGTCGGTACGCTCTTTATCACCAAGTGGGCGGCTTCCAAGACCAAGACGGTGGCCGACTTCTACACTGCCGGTGGCGGTATCACCGGTTTCCAGAACGGCCTGGCGATTGCCGGCGACTACATGTCCGCCGCCTCTTTCCTCGGAATTTCCGGCCTGGTGTTCGCCAACGGCTTCGACGGCCTGATCTTCTCGATCGGCTGGCTGGTCGGCTGGCCCATCATCACCTTCCTGATGGCGGAGCGTCTGCGCAATCTCGGCAAATTCACCTTCGCCGACGTCGCCTCCTACCGCTTTGCCCAGACCCCGGTACGCATCTTTGCCGCGACCTCGACGCTGGTTGTCGTCGCGTTCTACATGATCGCGCAAATGGTCGGCGCCGGTCAGTTGATCAAGGTGCTGTTCGGCCTGGAATATATCTACGCGGTGATTCTGGTCGGTTCGATCATGATGATGTACGTACTGTTCGGCGGCATGACCGCCACCACCTGGGTGCAGATCATCAAGGCCGGCATGCTGCTTTTCGGTGCCACCTTCATGGCCGGTGCTGTGCTCTGGCAGTTCGGCTTTTCGCCAAACGCGCTGTTCGCCAAGGCGGTTGAAGTGCACTCCAAGCACGACGCCATCATGGCGCCGGGTGCCTTGATCAAGGATCCGGTCTCCGCGATCTCGGTCGGCATGGCCCTGATGTTCGGTACCGCGGGTCTGCCGCACATCCTGATGCGCTTCTTCACCGTGCCGAACGCCAAGGAAGCCCGCAAGTCGGTTGCCTGGGCAACCACCTGGATCGGCTATTTCTACATCCTGACCTTCATTATCGGTTTCGGCGCCATCACCAATCTGATTCAGGATCCGGCTGCTTACTATGTGCCGAAACTAGTTAACGGCATCCAGGAAATCGGCGCCGACGGCAAGCCGTTGTGGGACGGACTGCGGGGCGGTGGCAACATGGCTGCCGTGCATCTGGCGCAGGCGGTCGGTGGTAACCTGTTCCTCGGCTTCATCTCGGCCGTGGCCTTCGCCACTATCCTCGCCGTGGTTGCCGGTCTGACCCTGTCCGGCGCTTCCGCCGTGTCGCACGACCTGTACGCCTCCGTGATCAGGAAGGGCCAGGTTTCCTCGGATGCCGAACTGCGCGTTTCCAAGATCACCACGATCTGCCTCGGCATTCTGGCGGTGGTTCTCGGTATCGCCTTCGAGAAGGAAAACGTCGCTTACATGGTGATGCTGGCCTTCGTCATCGCCTGCTCGGGCAACTTCCCGGTGCTCTTCATGTCGGTGCTGTGGAAGAACTGCACAACCCGCGGTGCCGTGGTTGGTGGCTTCGTTGGCCTTGCCTTGGCGGTGATCCTGACCATCGGTTCCGCCAGCGTCTGGGAACACGTGCTGCACAACCCGAAGGGCTCCGCCTGGTTCCCTTACAACTCCGCCGCCATCTTCTCGATGTCTGCCGCGTTCTTCACGATCTGGCTGGTTTCCATTCTGGACAACTCGGCTCAGGCCAAAAAGGAGCGTGCCCTGTTCCCGGCGCAGCAGTTGCGTTCGGAAACCGGCCTCGGTGCCGCCGGCGCTTCCGGCCACTAA
- a CDS encoding response regulator transcription factor yields the protein MRILIAEDDAIIADGLSRSLRQGGCAVDWASNGLDADAALLTVAYDLLILDLGLPRLSGMEVLKRLRARNSSLPVLILTALDGSGDRVKGLDLGADDYMAKPFDLAELEARVRALCRRSAGTAPTIQCGALVYDQVGRVAQIDGQALDLSAREIGLLEVLLTRMGRLVSKDQLVDKLCGWGEEVSHNAIEVYVHRLRKKLEAGGVKIATVRGLGYCLERPRPE from the coding sequence ATGCGAATTCTTATTGCCGAAGACGATGCGATCATCGCTGACGGCCTTTCCCGGTCGCTTCGTCAAGGTGGCTGCGCGGTGGACTGGGCATCCAACGGGCTTGACGCGGACGCGGCTCTGTTGACTGTTGCCTATGACCTGCTGATCCTCGACCTCGGGTTGCCCAGGTTGTCGGGAATGGAAGTTCTGAAGCGTCTGCGCGCGCGCAACTCTTCGCTGCCGGTGCTGATCCTGACCGCGCTCGACGGCTCCGGCGACCGTGTCAAGGGACTTGATCTCGGGGCCGACGACTATATGGCCAAACCCTTCGACCTGGCGGAACTCGAGGCGCGGGTTCGCGCGTTGTGCCGACGCTCGGCGGGCACGGCGCCAACCATTCAATGCGGAGCGCTGGTCTACGATCAGGTTGGTCGGGTGGCGCAGATCGATGGTCAGGCACTCGATCTCTCGGCACGGGAAATCGGTCTCCTCGAGGTGCTTCTGACGCGTATGGGCCGCCTTGTCAGCAAGGATCAACTGGTCGACAAGTTGTGTGGCTGGGGTGAGGAAGTCAGCCATAACGCCATCGAGGTATACGTTCACCGTCTGCGCAAGAAACTGGAGGCGGGCGGGGTCAAGATAGCGACAGTACGTGGGCTGGGCTACTGCCTTGAACGCCCCCGGCCCGAATAG
- a CDS encoding sensor histidine kinase N-terminal domain-containing protein has protein sequence MLAPLLFVWPLSIAFTHYFANNVANFPYDQALRQHVNAIARQVKLVDGKPVLSLPAPARAMLRADETDSVYFHVITHDGKLLAGDADLPPPDAGADPAALPGDIYFRDLELKGQDVRVAYSYVADGNMPRDRWVLVEVGETMEKRTQLTNKIVASVILPQFVIIPLAVMLVWFGLSRGLRPLNRLRKTIEARDAADLSPIATHGVPDELEPLVEAFNEMLERMKRNVEVQQRFVADAAHQLRTPLTGLKTQAQFAIREADPAALRHGLRQIAVGVDRATRLVNQLLTLARTEGLETVQQSHAPLDLARLMRDVVEEWVAIALEKRIDLGFEAQDVTMVSGNPLLLKELAKNLLDNALRYTPEGGHVTCRVMATGNVTVLEVEDDGIGITEEQAEMAFERFFRIDNAAGEGSGLGLAIVREIATQHDATARLRPNPSGQGTVARVAFHTWQPPPPPMPIPDDFSELYRQSPPIGT, from the coding sequence ATGTTGGCGCCCCTGCTCTTTGTCTGGCCACTGAGCATCGCGTTTACTCACTACTTCGCCAACAACGTTGCCAATTTCCCCTATGATCAGGCGCTGCGCCAGCACGTGAATGCCATTGCTCGTCAGGTCAAGCTTGTCGACGGCAAGCCCGTGCTGAGTCTGCCTGCGCCGGCACGGGCGATGTTGCGAGCGGACGAGACGGACAGCGTGTATTTTCACGTCATCACCCACGACGGCAAGCTGCTGGCGGGAGACGCCGATCTGCCGCCGCCTGATGCAGGGGCCGATCCGGCCGCGCTGCCGGGAGATATCTATTTTCGCGACCTGGAACTCAAGGGGCAGGATGTCCGGGTTGCATACTCCTATGTTGCTGACGGGAATATGCCGCGCGACCGCTGGGTGCTGGTCGAGGTCGGCGAGACGATGGAGAAGCGTACGCAACTGACCAACAAGATCGTCGCCAGCGTCATCCTTCCGCAATTCGTCATCATCCCGCTAGCGGTCATGCTGGTTTGGTTCGGACTGTCGCGGGGACTGCGGCCCTTGAACCGTCTGCGCAAGACGATCGAAGCGCGCGATGCGGCCGATCTTTCGCCGATTGCCACGCACGGCGTTCCCGACGAGCTCGAGCCGCTGGTCGAAGCCTTCAACGAGATGCTGGAGCGCATGAAGCGCAACGTCGAGGTGCAGCAGCGTTTCGTTGCCGATGCTGCCCACCAGCTGCGCACGCCGCTCACCGGCCTCAAGACGCAGGCCCAGTTTGCCATTCGCGAGGCGGATCCGGCCGCCCTGCGTCATGGCTTGCGCCAGATAGCGGTCGGTGTCGACCGGGCCACCCGACTCGTCAACCAATTGCTTACTCTGGCCAGAACAGAAGGTCTGGAGACAGTCCAGCAGAGCCACGCACCGCTCGATCTTGCGCGGCTGATGCGAGATGTTGTCGAGGAGTGGGTCGCCATCGCGCTCGAAAAAAGGATCGACCTTGGCTTCGAGGCGCAGGATGTCACGATGGTCAGCGGAAACCCTCTCCTGTTAAAGGAACTGGCCAAAAATCTGCTCGATAACGCGCTGAGATATACCCCGGAAGGTGGCCATGTAACGTGCAGGGTCATGGCGACGGGGAATGTGACTGTTCTCGAGGTGGAGGACGACGGCATCGGCATTACCGAGGAACAGGCCGAGATGGCGTTCGAGCGTTTCTTCCGGATCGACAATGCGGCGGGCGAAGGCAGCGGACTGGGGCTGGCCATCGTTCGGGAAATTGCCACCCAGCATGATGCCACGGCCCGGCTGCGTCCCAATCCTTCGGGCCAGGGAACCGTTGCCCGGGTGGCATTCCATACGTGGCAGCCGCCGCCGCCACCGATGCCGATTCCCGATGACTTCTCCGAACTCTACCGGCAATCGCCGCCGATCGGAACCTGA
- a CDS encoding metallophosphoesterase has product MDYDIIADIHGQIGKLEALLKKLGYRIKDGTWCHPQGRMALFLGDLIDRGPGQVEVLTIVRNMTEAGSGRTILGNHEWNAIGFATRDPENGDWLRPRTENKVKEHREFLAQVGCDSDLHKELVDWFKTLPPFIDLGNIRVCHAWWNPESIAKVGEAMDATGRLDESFMIESFRKGSEPWKAMEAVTKGYEIRLPDDCFFLDHNGAPRKDIRVRWWDDSATGYRAAALVPEGERERIPDILLPDDVKLGAVDNVPTFVGHYWLTGTPGVQSPTVAVLDFGAGKAGPLVAYRWSGESELSNERLVWVA; this is encoded by the coding sequence ATGGACTACGACATCATCGCCGATATACACGGGCAGATCGGCAAGTTGGAAGCGCTGCTCAAGAAGCTGGGCTACCGGATCAAAGACGGCACCTGGTGTCACCCGCAGGGGCGCATGGCGCTCTTTCTTGGTGACCTGATCGATCGCGGGCCGGGGCAAGTCGAGGTGCTGACCATTGTCCGCAACATGACCGAGGCCGGCAGTGGTCGGACGATTCTGGGCAACCACGAATGGAACGCCATCGGCTTTGCCACCCGTGATCCGGAAAACGGCGACTGGTTGCGGCCACGTACCGAAAACAAGGTCAAGGAGCATAGGGAGTTTCTGGCTCAGGTCGGTTGTGACTCGGATCTCCATAAGGAGCTGGTCGACTGGTTCAAGACCCTGCCGCCCTTCATTGACCTCGGCAACATCCGGGTCTGCCATGCCTGGTGGAATCCGGAGAGTATCGCCAAGGTTGGTGAAGCAATGGATGCCACGGGCAGGCTGGACGAGTCGTTCATGATCGAGTCCTTCCGCAAAGGTAGTGAGCCATGGAAAGCCATGGAAGCGGTGACCAAGGGCTACGAGATCAGGCTGCCAGATGACTGCTTCTTCCTTGACCACAACGGTGCGCCGCGCAAGGATATTCGGGTGCGCTGGTGGGATGACAGTGCGACGGGATACCGGGCAGCGGCGCTCGTACCGGAAGGAGAGCGCGAGCGGATACCCGACATCCTGCTGCCAGACGACGTCAAGCTCGGCGCGGTGGACAACGTGCCGACCTTCGTCGGCCACTACTGGCTGACCGGGACGCCCGGCGTGCAGAGTCCGACGGTGGCGGTGCTTGACTTCGGTGCCGGCAAGGCCGGGCCACTGGTGGCTTACCGGTGGTCGGGCGAGTCAGAGTTGAGTAATGAGCGGTTGGTCTGGGTAGCCTGA
- a CDS encoding NUDIX hydrolase produces the protein MLGKRTGEPHVGQWALPGGVLRIDRDRDLDDAAQRVAMERLGTKLPFLRQLTAVGSKDRDPRAPWALSIAFRAMVPVESIAPAAGKRIEALQWRIADEAATDKTLAFDHAALIQTAVDATRREIDELQLPFGFLPEQFTLGELQSCCEALLGHRLDKSSFRRRLDDREVVEAIPGEMKTGAFRPAKLFRRRRDSSD, from the coding sequence TTGCTCGGCAAGCGCACCGGGGAACCGCATGTCGGGCAATGGGCGCTGCCCGGCGGGGTGTTGCGTATTGACCGGGATCGGGATCTTGACGATGCAGCGCAACGGGTGGCGATGGAACGATTGGGTACGAAGCTTCCTTTCCTGCGTCAATTGACGGCGGTCGGCAGCAAGGACCGAGACCCGCGGGCGCCTTGGGCTTTGAGTATTGCCTTTCGCGCGATGGTGCCGGTCGAGTCGATCGCCCCAGCGGCTGGCAAGCGCATAGAGGCACTGCAATGGCGAATTGCCGATGAGGCTGCGACTGACAAAACCCTAGCGTTCGATCACGCAGCGCTGATACAGACGGCGGTCGACGCAACGCGGCGGGAAATTGACGAGTTGCAGTTGCCGTTCGGTTTCCTGCCAGAGCAATTTACGCTTGGGGAACTTCAATCCTGCTGTGAGGCGCTGCTCGGCCATCGACTGGACAAGTCGAGTTTCCGGCGGCGACTGGATGACCGTGAAGTCGTTGAAGCGATTCCCGGCGAAATGAAAACTGGGGCGTTCAGGCCCGCAAAACTATTCAGGAGACGCCGGGATTCGTCTGATTGA
- a CDS encoding DUF262 domain-containing protein, translated as MRISTILDHIDSGHMALPEFQRGYVWNSEQVRKLFRSLYLRRPVGGLLVWATESKTATHRGDGPLAAGVVKLLLDGQQRMTSLYGVVRGRPPKFFDGNAKAFTGLRFHLDTEAFEFYQPVKMKDEPLWIDVTELMKKGTAGLGEFVTRLSAQPILVTKVGDYVGRLSRLLGITDVDLHVEEVTGADKTLDVVVDIFNQVNSGGTKLSKGDLALAKICADWPEARDTMKAKLKEWAKADYHFNLDWLLRSVNTALTGEAKFQFLHEKSAAEIQDGLKRATKHVDTSLNLIGGRLGLDHDQVFFGRFGVPVMVRYLDQRSGPMDVKERDKLLFWFVQAGMWGRFSGSTESFIDQDLAALEGPDGGLEKLLEQLRLWHGGLRAEPGHFTGWSLGARFYPVLYLLTRMGESRDWGTGLPLKSNLLGKMSRLEVHHIFPKAQLYKREFKRPEVNALGNFCFLTKDTNLDISDRLPEEYFREVEKTHPGALASQWIPTDPVLWKVENFLAFLEARKVLLAAELNRRMEDLLHGDTRWLAGPAAAVPVVAAASGGIASEEEEQQLEAVNDWIKAQGLPAGILSYDFADAATGEQKAVFDLAWPNGLQEELSQPVTLLLNEGTETIGIASQAGFRCFTSVSDFQRYVQTEVLAEALPA; from the coding sequence ATGAGAATCTCCACAATCCTCGACCACATCGACAGTGGCCACATGGCCCTGCCCGAGTTCCAGCGCGGCTATGTATGGAACAGCGAGCAAGTGCGTAAGCTGTTCCGCTCGCTTTACCTCCGGCGACCCGTGGGTGGGCTGTTGGTTTGGGCCACTGAATCCAAGACTGCGACGCATCGAGGGGACGGACCACTGGCCGCCGGCGTGGTGAAGCTCCTCCTCGACGGCCAGCAACGCATGACCTCGCTTTATGGCGTCGTTCGCGGCCGGCCGCCCAAGTTCTTCGACGGCAACGCCAAGGCATTTACGGGGCTGCGCTTTCATCTTGATACCGAGGCGTTCGAGTTCTATCAGCCGGTCAAAATGAAAGACGAACCGCTGTGGATTGATGTCACGGAGTTGATGAAGAAGGGAACAGCCGGATTGGGAGAGTTCGTAACCCGTCTGAGCGCGCAGCCCATCCTGGTGACGAAGGTTGGCGATTACGTCGGTCGGCTCAGTCGGCTGCTCGGCATCACCGATGTTGATCTTCACGTCGAGGAAGTCACCGGAGCAGACAAGACGCTGGATGTGGTCGTGGACATCTTCAACCAGGTCAATAGCGGAGGCACGAAGCTCTCCAAAGGCGATCTGGCGCTGGCCAAGATTTGCGCCGATTGGCCCGAGGCCCGCGATACAATGAAGGCCAAGCTCAAAGAGTGGGCCAAGGCGGATTATCATTTCAACCTCGACTGGCTTTTGCGCTCGGTGAATACGGCGCTGACCGGGGAAGCGAAGTTCCAGTTTCTCCACGAGAAGAGCGCGGCTGAGATTCAAGACGGTCTCAAACGTGCCACGAAGCATGTGGATACCAGCCTTAACCTGATCGGCGGGCGTCTGGGACTCGATCACGACCAAGTTTTCTTCGGCCGGTTTGGCGTGCCGGTGATGGTGCGCTACCTCGACCAGCGCAGCGGGCCGATGGATGTGAAGGAGCGCGACAAGCTGCTGTTCTGGTTCGTGCAGGCAGGCATGTGGGGCCGCTTCTCGGGCTCGACAGAGTCGTTTATCGATCAGGATCTGGCGGCACTTGAGGGGCCTGACGGGGGGCTTGAAAAGCTACTTGAGCAATTGCGGTTGTGGCATGGCGGCCTGCGCGCCGAGCCAGGACATTTTACGGGTTGGAGCCTCGGCGCACGCTTTTATCCGGTGCTGTATCTGCTGACGCGCATGGGCGAATCACGGGACTGGGGGACTGGCCTTCCGCTCAAGTCCAACCTCCTCGGCAAGATGAGCCGGCTGGAAGTGCATCACATCTTTCCCAAGGCGCAACTCTACAAGCGAGAATTCAAGCGACCCGAGGTGAATGCGCTGGGCAATTTCTGTTTTCTCACAAAGGACACGAATCTCGACATTAGCGACCGCCTGCCGGAGGAGTATTTCCGCGAAGTCGAGAAGACCCACCCCGGAGCGTTGGCGTCGCAGTGGATTCCCACTGATCCGGTGCTGTGGAAGGTCGAGAATTTCCTGGCGTTCCTCGAAGCCCGTAAGGTGCTCCTTGCCGCTGAATTGAATCGCCGCATGGAAGACCTGCTGCACGGTGATACCCGCTGGCTGGCCGGTCCAGCCGCCGCCGTTCCCGTAGTCGCTGCCGCGAGCGGCGGCATTGCCAGCGAGGAAGAAGAACAGCAGCTCGAAGCCGTGAATGATTGGATAAAAGCACAGGGGCTTCCGGCCGGGATATTGAGTTACGACTTCGCCGACGCCGCCACCGGTGAGCAGAAAGCGGTGTTCGACCTAGCCTGGCCGAACGGCCTCCAGGAGGAATTGAGCCAGCCCGTGACGCTCTTGCTGAATGAGGGCACGGAGACCATCGGCATCGCCAGTCAGGCGGGCTTCCGATGCTTCACTTCGGTCTCTGATTTTCAGCGTTATGTGCAGACGGAAGTCTTGGCAGAAGCCCTTCCGGCATGA
- a CDS encoding DUF1643 domain-containing protein codes for MKPDVPKHDPGGKVRPAWPADSTVTAVFSKCQKYRYQLREVWDTARPLVLWLLMNPSVACTDYSDPTLRKTGKFARSWGYGGQLVGNVHAYRATDKNRLLEVADPVGPENDRMILEMAAEALTVVLAYGQPPKALRQRGEEIATLLSHHQGLCHLRLAQDGTPVHPLYLPETLIPQPSRMKA; via the coding sequence ATGAAGCCCGACGTCCCGAAACACGACCCCGGAGGCAAGGTCCGCCCCGCTTGGCCGGCGGACTCGACCGTCACCGCCGTCTTTTCAAAGTGCCAGAAGTACCGTTACCAGCTTCGAGAGGTCTGGGACACGGCCAGGCCGCTCGTCCTTTGGCTGCTAATGAACCCCAGCGTGGCCTGCACGGATTACAGTGATCCAACTCTCCGCAAGACGGGGAAGTTTGCCCGCTCCTGGGGCTACGGCGGGCAGCTAGTCGGCAACGTCCACGCCTACCGTGCCACCGACAAAAACAGACTGCTGGAAGTAGCCGATCCCGTCGGCCCGGAGAACGACAGGATGATCCTTGAAATGGCGGCTGAGGCCCTGACTGTCGTTCTGGCCTACGGTCAGCCTCCGAAGGCCCTACGCCAACGGGGCGAGGAAATCGCCACCCTCCTCAGCCACCACCAAGGCCTCTGCCACCTGCGGCTTGCCCAGGACGGCACTCCGGTCCACCCCCTCTACCTGCCAGAAACCCTCATCCCTCAACCCTCCCGGATGAAGGCATGA